In a single window of the Notamacropus eugenii isolate mMacEug1 chromosome 4, mMacEug1.pri_v2, whole genome shotgun sequence genome:
- the LOC140498104 gene encoding vomeronasal type-1 receptor 4-like: MLAINVCIAIFLLFQTTVGIVANFFLLFLYILNCLPGHKLRPLNLILTQLILANLTILVSIGSPEILQAFKISNFLDDVGCKMTFFLYRTAQGLSICFTCLLCSFQAITISPSDSTLSALKARIPEFISTSCLFCWIFNILIEIPVPIFVRGPRNTINNTYKSNAIYCSIGTIVDVYFVMTTLRNLLCVGLMFWTSGYMVLLLHRHHQQVQNIRSINLSYRTLPEVKATQTILLLMGTFVCFYLLHSITLISLTYLGPNRHWLTISAILSLCFPTLSPFVLLPQAPKHSCIL; the protein is encoded by the coding sequence ATGCTTGCTATTAATGTCTGCATTGCGATCTTTTTGCTCTTCCAGACTACAGTTGGGATTGTGGCtaacttcttcctcctttttctttatattttgaattgCCTACCTGGACATAAATTAAGGCCACTaaacttgattctgacccaactAATCTTGGCCAACCTCACTATACTGGTCAGTATAGGAAGCCCAGAAATACTGCAAGCttttaaaataagtaattttcTGGATGATGTTGGGTGTAAAATGACATTTTTCCTTTACAGAACTGCCCAGGGGCTTTCAATTTGCTTCACCTGCCTTCTCTGTAGCTTTCAGGCCATCACCATCAGTCCCAGTGACTCCACATTGTCAGCACTCAAAGCCAGAATTCCAGAATTCATTTCCACCTCCTGTCTCTTCTGTTGGATCTTTAATATCCTGATAGAAATTCCTGTGCCAATATTTGTGAGAGGACCAAGGAACACTATCAACAATACATATAAATCTAATGCAATATATTGTTCAATAGGAACGATTGTAGATGTTTACTTTGTCATGACTACTCTGAGAAATTTACTCTGTGTGGGACTCATGTTTTGGACCAGTGGCTACATGGTACTTCTCCTACACAGACACCACCAGCAAGTCCAGAACATCCGTAGTATCAACCTCTCATATAGAACTCTCCCTGAAGTCAAAGCCACCCAAACCATTCTACTTCTGATGGGCACTTTTGTCTGCTTTTACTTACTTCACTCCATCACTTTGATCTCTCTCACTTATTTAGGTCCTAACCGACACTGGTTGACCATCTCTGCCATTCTGTCTCTTTGCTTCCCAACTCTTAGCCCCTTTGTGTTGCTCCCCCAAGCTCCCAAGCACAGCTGCATTCTCTGA